From a region of the Brevibacterium siliguriense genome:
- a CDS encoding TetR/AcrR family transcriptional regulator: MPKIVDHAQRRTEMVHALWQVIYLKGIDGVSFRSVAEAAGISVGRVQHYFPSRSELILEGCRQIVDGAEAAGPEDADESTRTGSADAVSALRRFCFAFIPAGETMRIGASVWYTYVARAVMDEQIAGIIRASDRATLDLGIRLYRAAVGMDGTVGEVGDGEAGDDNAAARMWAMRMIALGKGLAQEVMLDERSAASAKEILEAELAPLVAH; encoded by the coding sequence ATGCCGAAGATCGTCGATCATGCCCAGCGCCGCACCGAGATGGTCCACGCCCTATGGCAGGTCATCTATCTCAAGGGGATCGACGGGGTGTCGTTCCGGTCCGTCGCCGAGGCGGCCGGAATCTCCGTCGGTCGCGTGCAGCATTACTTCCCCTCGCGCAGTGAGCTCATCCTCGAGGGCTGTCGACAGATCGTCGACGGCGCCGAGGCGGCGGGGCCCGAGGATGCCGATGAGTCGACCCGCACCGGTTCCGCTGATGCGGTGAGTGCGCTCCGTCGGTTCTGCTTCGCGTTCATTCCCGCAGGTGAGACGATGCGCATCGGCGCATCCGTGTGGTACACCTACGTCGCCCGGGCCGTGATGGACGAGCAGATCGCCGGTATCATCCGTGCCAGCGATCGGGCGACCCTCGACCTCGGGATCCGCCTCTATAGGGCGGCCGTCGGCATGGACGGCACCGTCGGCGAGGTGGGCGATGGTGAGGCCGGCGATGACAATGCTGCCGCCCGCATGTGGGCGATGCGGATGATCGCCCTGGGCAAGGGGCTGGCTCAGGAAGTCATGCTCGATGAGCGCAGCGCCGCCTCGGCGAAGGAGATCCTCGAAGCGGAACTGGCGCCTCTGGTCGCGCACTGA
- a CDS encoding ABC transporter ATP-binding protein yields the protein MNVSSSSDEGISVRGLTKSYGGLRVVDDLSFDVEPGQVTGFLGPNGAGKSTTLQMILGLTSPDSGTAAIHGRPLPEHAEPARIAGAFLGAEHMLPGLTARGHLDWIATATGTEPARIDEMLELVDLTRARSRRISQLSLGMRQRLGIAAALLTDPDVLILDEPLNGLDPAGITWLRTLLTDVASTGRTVLLSSHLLREMELIAHHVIIIRDGLLIADRPLDALRRESSTRVQVQGTDLAPLLDHLRAEGWTVDADEMGAHAAITGIDPGEIFRLCVRLGVELTGLAAEEPDLEDAFLGLTDTGDDRHRHTLTHPIETATA from the coding sequence ATGAATGTATCGTCATCGAGCGATGAAGGCATCTCGGTCCGCGGTCTGACGAAGAGCTACGGCGGACTCCGCGTCGTCGACGATCTCAGCTTCGATGTGGAGCCGGGCCAGGTCACGGGGTTCCTCGGCCCCAACGGCGCGGGCAAATCAACGACGCTGCAGATGATCCTCGGACTCACCTCGCCGGATTCCGGCACCGCAGCCATCCACGGCCGCCCCCTGCCCGAGCACGCCGAACCCGCACGAATCGCCGGAGCATTCCTCGGTGCTGAACACATGCTGCCGGGACTCACGGCACGAGGACACCTCGACTGGATCGCCACGGCGACGGGAACCGAACCCGCCAGGATCGACGAGATGCTCGAGCTCGTGGACCTCACTCGCGCACGCTCCCGCCGCATCTCCCAACTGTCCCTGGGCATGCGTCAGCGTCTCGGAATCGCCGCCGCCCTGCTCACCGACCCCGACGTGCTCATCCTCGACGAACCGCTCAACGGCCTCGACCCCGCCGGAATCACTTGGCTGCGAACCCTCCTCACAGACGTCGCGAGCACGGGCAGAACGGTGCTGCTCTCGAGCCACCTGCTGCGGGAGATGGAGCTCATCGCCCACCACGTCATCATCATCCGCGACGGCCTGCTCATCGCCGACCGCCCCCTCGACGCGCTGCGACGCGAATCCTCAACCCGGGTGCAGGTCCAAGGAACTGATCTCGCACCGCTGCTCGATCACCTGCGGGCCGAAGGCTGGACAGTCGACGCCGACGAGATGGGCGCTCACGCCGCGATCACCGGAATCGACCCCGGCGAGATCTTCAGGCTCTGTGTTCGGCTCGGAGTCGAACTCACGGGGCTCGCCGCCGAGGAACCCGACCTCGAAGACGCCTTCCTCGGACTCACCGACACCGGCGACGATCGGCACCGGCACACTCTCACACACCCGATTGAGACGGCGACGGCATGA
- a CDS encoding antibiotic biosynthesis monooxygenase family protein, translating into MSVVAINALTVAEPAREELEKRFAQRKHSVDGAPGFEGFQLLRPVAGGDQYFVYTQWATREDFENWRANRSSAHESGGKQPVSEQANLLEFEVVDLGD; encoded by the coding sequence ATGTCAGTCGTCGCCATCAACGCCCTCACCGTTGCCGAACCAGCTCGGGAAGAGCTCGAGAAGCGCTTCGCTCAGCGCAAGCATTCGGTCGACGGGGCTCCCGGCTTCGAAGGCTTCCAGCTGCTGCGACCGGTCGCCGGCGGAGACCAGTACTTCGTCTACACCCAGTGGGCGACCCGGGAGGACTTCGAGAATTGGCGGGCAAACCGCTCATCCGCCCACGAGTCCGGCGGAAAGCAGCCGGTCTCCGAACAGGCGAACCTCCTCGAGTTCGAGGTCGTCGACCTCGGCGACTGA
- a CDS encoding potassium channel family protein, which translates to MNEKKNWMARSASFFTGDPSPLAKDGAVAVIGLGRFGGSLARELAEHGVEVIGVDHDDSVVAEFADILAHASRADATDEVVLRQLGIDEVSRVVIAIGSDLEASILVASRILKLGNRHIWAKAISETHAEILHQLGIGNVISPENDMGRRLAHLIRGHISDFLPIDEDFVLARTTPPVRTADVPLASLGLRTTYDVTIVAFKRRGGSRWDIADRDVTLYADDEILVAGSPKKVEAFSELDKDADA; encoded by the coding sequence ATGAACGAGAAGAAGAACTGGATGGCGCGGTCAGCGTCGTTCTTCACCGGCGACCCCTCGCCGTTGGCGAAGGACGGAGCGGTGGCCGTGATCGGGCTCGGCCGCTTCGGCGGATCCCTGGCGCGTGAACTCGCCGAACACGGGGTCGAGGTCATCGGCGTCGACCACGACGATTCGGTCGTGGCCGAATTCGCCGACATCCTCGCTCATGCCTCCCGCGCCGATGCCACCGATGAGGTGGTGCTGCGACAGCTGGGCATCGACGAGGTCTCCCGCGTCGTCATCGCCATCGGCAGCGACCTCGAGGCGAGTATCCTCGTGGCTTCGCGGATCCTCAAACTCGGCAATCGGCACATCTGGGCGAAGGCGATCAGCGAAACCCACGCCGAGATCCTCCACCAGCTGGGCATCGGCAACGTCATCAGCCCCGAGAACGATATGGGTCGCAGGCTGGCCCACCTCATCCGGGGGCATATCTCGGACTTCCTGCCCATCGACGAGGATTTCGTCCTGGCCCGCACCACTCCGCCGGTGCGCACAGCCGACGTGCCCTTGGCCTCCTTGGGACTGCGCACGACGTACGATGTCACGATCGTCGCGTTCAAACGTCGCGGCGGCAGCCGCTGGGACATCGCCGATCGGGACGTCACCCTCTATGCCGACGATGAGATCCTCGTGGCCGGCAGTCCGAAGAAGGTCGAAGCGTTCAGTGAATTGGACAAGGACGCCGACGCATAG
- a CDS encoding TrkH family potassium uptake protein codes for MHSSHRSAIVRVIAGYLAALVTGTTLLMTPAATVADGGISLLKALFTATSALSVTGLVVLDTGQDYTLFGQIVIICLIQVGGLGVLLLTALLALLLAGKAGLRLRQSVASETKSDAIGGVKPLVLRITALTVGAELVVASVLFCRFFFHYDEPVTAALWDAIFHAISAFNNAGFGLRQDSLVDYVADPLICGPIGLAVILGGLGYPVLIELVRRYRTPLKWGLTTRIMVVLTPVLLIGGTVFIAVIEWNNAATTGDLDAWGKVQAAAFQSTITRTAGFNSIDISQMHTATWFGMDVLMFIGGGPAGTAGGVKITTMAVLAATTWTEVSGGRSVTLFGRRISRDVHRQATTVIVLALGWVLLATMVILLFDPRFGLSRVLFEVISGFGTVGLSTGITADLSAPSQIVLILTMALGRLGPVTVASGLALRERPIRYELPKERPLIG; via the coding sequence GTGCACAGCTCACATCGCTCAGCGATCGTCCGCGTCATCGCGGGCTACCTGGCAGCACTGGTCACCGGTACCACTCTGCTCATGACTCCGGCGGCCACCGTCGCTGACGGCGGCATCTCGCTGCTCAAGGCCCTGTTCACCGCCACCTCGGCGCTCAGCGTCACCGGGCTCGTCGTCCTCGACACCGGTCAGGACTACACTCTCTTCGGCCAGATCGTCATCATCTGCCTCATCCAGGTCGGCGGTCTCGGCGTGCTCCTGCTCACCGCTCTGCTCGCCTTGCTGCTGGCGGGTAAGGCCGGCCTGCGGCTCCGCCAATCCGTGGCTTCAGAGACGAAGAGCGACGCGATCGGCGGTGTCAAACCGCTCGTGCTGCGCATCACGGCACTGACCGTCGGGGCGGAGCTCGTGGTCGCCTCGGTGCTGTTCTGCCGGTTCTTCTTCCACTACGACGAACCCGTCACGGCGGCACTCTGGGATGCGATCTTCCACGCGATCTCCGCGTTCAACAACGCCGGCTTCGGGCTGCGCCAGGACAGCCTCGTCGACTATGTGGCCGACCCACTCATCTGCGGTCCGATCGGGCTGGCGGTCATCCTCGGCGGGCTCGGCTATCCCGTCCTCATCGAACTCGTCCGGCGGTACCGGACCCCGCTGAAATGGGGTCTGACGACGCGGATCATGGTCGTGCTCACCCCGGTTCTGCTTATCGGCGGCACCGTCTTCATCGCCGTGATCGAGTGGAACAACGCCGCGACGACGGGCGACCTCGATGCGTGGGGGAAGGTCCAGGCGGCGGCGTTCCAATCGACGATCACGCGCACGGCCGGGTTCAACTCGATCGACATCAGCCAGATGCACACCGCGACGTGGTTCGGGATGGACGTCCTCATGTTCATCGGCGGCGGACCGGCGGGCACGGCGGGCGGCGTGAAGATCACGACGATGGCCGTGCTCGCGGCGACGACCTGGACGGAGGTCAGCGGCGGCCGGTCCGTCACCCTGTTCGGTCGTCGCATCTCCCGAGACGTGCACCGGCAGGCGACGACGGTCATCGTCCTGGCCCTGGGGTGGGTGCTGCTCGCGACGATGGTCATCCTGCTCTTCGACCCGAGATTCGGCCTCAGCCGGGTCCTCTTCGAAGTCATCTCCGGCTTCGGAACGGTCGGCCTGTCGACCGGGATCACCGCGGATCTGTCCGCCCCCAGCCAGATCGTCCTCATCCTCACCATGGCGCTCGGCAGGTTGGGACCGGTGACCGTGGCATCCGGCCTGGCCCTGCGCGAGCGCCCCATCCGCTACGAACTGCCGAAGGAGCGTCCGCTGATCGGCTGA
- a CDS encoding APC family permease, with translation MSQPQTATTDRDHGFVKALGSIDALFIGFGAMIGFGWVVLTGEWLSGAGTMGAILAFVVGGIIMCFVGTVYSELVAAMPHAGGEHNYLIRAMGPQVSLFGSWAITGGYISVVMFEAVAVPKTALYLFPDLEFVKLWTIADFDVYLTWALVGTVTAIIISWINIRGVKVASLVQTFVVSFLIIVALMLLAGGLTGGDAANAEPLFTGGGSGFIAVVAVVPFLFVGFDVIPQSAEEINLPPAKIGKLVVASVFLAIAFYVIIIWMTSLAMPASELATHDLVTADALTAMFNSAIWGKLVIAGGLAGIITSWNAFLMGSSRLMWAMAVAGMIPAWFGKLHPRYRTPVNSILFIGALSALAPFLGSAALGWIVDAGSPAIVIAYFLVSVAFLVLRKREPAMDRPLRIGGKGNSGFAIGVVSAVLTLVLFVLYLPITPVSAQLAWQSWAMFGLWLAIGIVFMFRLPRGVKAGPNAENELLAKVRALRGR, from the coding sequence ATGAGTCAACCGCAGACGGCAACAACAGATCGAGATCACGGCTTCGTCAAAGCCCTCGGCTCGATCGATGCGCTCTTCATCGGCTTCGGTGCCATGATCGGCTTCGGCTGGGTCGTCCTCACCGGTGAATGGCTGTCCGGCGCCGGCACCATGGGCGCCATCCTCGCATTCGTCGTCGGCGGCATCATCATGTGCTTCGTCGGCACCGTGTACTCCGAGCTCGTGGCCGCCATGCCGCATGCCGGAGGTGAGCACAACTACCTCATCCGTGCGATGGGGCCACAAGTCTCCCTCTTCGGCTCATGGGCGATCACCGGCGGCTACATCAGCGTCGTCATGTTCGAAGCTGTGGCCGTGCCGAAGACGGCCCTCTACCTGTTCCCTGACCTCGAATTCGTCAAACTGTGGACGATCGCCGACTTCGATGTGTACCTGACCTGGGCCCTCGTCGGCACGGTCACCGCGATCATCATCTCCTGGATCAACATCCGCGGTGTGAAGGTCGCCTCACTCGTGCAGACCTTCGTCGTCTCCTTCCTCATCATCGTCGCCCTCATGCTCTTGGCCGGCGGTCTCACCGGCGGCGACGCGGCCAATGCCGAGCCGCTGTTCACCGGGGGCGGGTCCGGTTTCATCGCCGTCGTCGCGGTCGTCCCGTTCCTCTTCGTCGGCTTCGACGTCATCCCGCAGTCGGCAGAGGAGATCAACCTGCCTCCGGCGAAGATCGGCAAACTCGTCGTCGCCTCGGTGTTCTTGGCAATCGCCTTCTACGTAATCATCATCTGGATGACCTCGCTGGCCATGCCTGCCTCGGAACTGGCCACCCACGACCTCGTCACCGCAGATGCGCTCACAGCCATGTTCAACTCCGCCATCTGGGGCAAACTCGTCATCGCCGGTGGTCTGGCCGGCATCATCACCTCGTGGAATGCCTTCCTCATGGGGTCGTCTCGCCTCATGTGGGCGATGGCCGTGGCCGGAATGATCCCGGCCTGGTTCGGCAAGCTGCACCCGCGCTACCGCACCCCCGTCAACTCGATCCTCTTCATCGGTGCGCTCTCGGCTCTGGCACCGTTCCTGGGCTCTGCGGCACTAGGCTGGATCGTCGATGCGGGTTCGCCGGCGATCGTCATCGCCTACTTCCTCGTCAGCGTCGCTTTCCTCGTCTTGCGCAAGCGCGAACCGGCGATGGACCGTCCGCTGCGCATCGGCGGCAAGGGCAACTCCGGTTTCGCCATCGGTGTCGTCTCGGCAGTGCTCACGCTCGTCCTCTTCGTCCTCTACCTGCCGATCACCCCGGTCTCTGCGCAGCTGGCGTGGCAGTCGTGGGCGATGTTCGGACTGTGGCTGGCCATCGGCATCGTGTTCATGTTCCGGCTGCCGCGCGGCGTCAAAGCCGGCCCGAACGCGGAGAACGAGCTCCTCGCGAAGGTGCGTGCCCTCCGCGGCAGGTGA
- a CDS encoding glycine cleavage T C-terminal barrel domain-containing protein: MDKNVPTVDQSDRQVPINLRQSGPTPVEMLIDTRVRKSPYWELSMQQGCWRASIYNRMYHPRGYIPRDEGGMMAEYQSLVNDVTLWNVAVERQIQVKGPDAEAFVNFVITRDATKIPVMRARYVILCNEAGGILNDPILLRVGIDEFWFSLSDTDLMLWLQGVNVGGRFDVTISEIDVAPVQVQGPKSVDVIADLVGEEGRTLPSFGLMEAQVGGRDVIISQTGFTGEKGYEIYLKDATKYAEDMWNAVLAAGEPYNLKVVAPSHHRRIAAGILSWGQDMDFETLPFQVNLSYQVPRKKEVDYIGKARLEEVRGLIEAGTPPYRTQLVGLLVGGKPITDYAPDFWLVSASAHGEAVGYVTSPWYSPELEANIAMAHVPVSATELGTEYWVHLPEPFADTPGVPVRAEVVEMPFRPSVNPNQRERLKMRGLDAAV; encoded by the coding sequence ATGGACAAGAACGTCCCCACAGTGGACCAAAGTGACAGGCAGGTCCCGATCAACCTACGTCAGTCCGGCCCGACCCCGGTCGAAATGCTCATCGACACCCGTGTCCGCAAGTCCCCTTACTGGGAGCTGTCCATGCAGCAGGGCTGCTGGCGGGCGTCGATCTACAACCGGATGTACCACCCGCGCGGCTACATCCCCCGCGACGAGGGCGGGATGATGGCCGAGTACCAGTCCCTCGTCAACGATGTGACCCTGTGGAACGTCGCCGTCGAACGGCAGATCCAGGTCAAGGGTCCCGACGCCGAGGCTTTCGTCAACTTCGTCATCACCCGTGACGCAACGAAGATCCCGGTGATGCGTGCCCGCTACGTCATCCTGTGCAACGAGGCGGGCGGCATCCTCAACGATCCGATCCTGCTGCGGGTCGGCATCGACGAGTTCTGGTTCAGCCTCTCCGACACCGACCTCATGCTCTGGCTGCAGGGGGTCAACGTGGGCGGCCGATTCGACGTCACGATCAGCGAGATCGACGTCGCCCCCGTGCAGGTCCAGGGCCCGAAGTCCGTCGACGTCATCGCCGACCTCGTCGGGGAGGAGGGGCGCACACTGCCGAGCTTCGGACTCATGGAGGCTCAGGTCGGCGGCCGCGACGTCATCATCTCCCAGACCGGATTCACCGGAGAGAAGGGCTACGAGATCTATCTCAAGGATGCGACGAAGTACGCCGAGGATATGTGGAACGCCGTCCTGGCCGCCGGCGAACCCTACAACCTCAAGGTCGTTGCCCCCAGCCACCACCGCAGGATCGCCGCGGGCATCCTCTCGTGGGGCCAGGACATGGACTTCGAGACGCTCCCGTTCCAGGTCAACCTGTCGTATCAGGTGCCGCGGAAGAAGGAGGTCGACTATATCGGCAAGGCCAGGCTCGAGGAGGTGCGCGGGCTGATCGAAGCCGGAACCCCGCCGTATCGCACGCAGCTGGTGGGACTGCTGGTCGGCGGGAAGCCGATCACAGACTATGCACCCGACTTCTGGCTCGTTTCCGCTTCCGCCCACGGAGAGGCAGTCGGGTACGTGACCTCGCCGTGGTATTCGCCGGAACTCGAAGCGAATATCGCGATGGCGCACGTGCCGGTCTCGGCGACCGAGCTCGGCACCGAATACTGGGTGCATCTGCCGGAGCCGTTCGCAGATACTCCTGGAGTCCCGGTTCGCGCCGAGGTGGTCGAGATGCCGTTCCGCCCGAGTGTGAACCCCAACCAGCGTGAGCGTCTGAAGATGCGCGGCCTCGACGCCGCTGTCTGA
- a CDS encoding methylenetetrahydrofolate reductase codes for MSQSTLRRLLSTARYEVLPTAGIVERIEEYVAPGREITVTASTGLTLEATLSTAEQLQALGFRAVPHLAARMIHGRPELTEVVDRLAEAAVDRIFVPAGDATPPAGGYVGAHDLLVDLSSMAAPFRHIGVSAYPESHPIIPDDVTVQAMWDKRDYATHLVSNLCFDPALIASWVGRVRSRGIELPLVLGIAGKVELGKLARVATKIGVGESTRFLRKNTATFTRMAKPGGYNPRKFLDKIGPVLDDPDMGVAGLHVYTFNQIKDTEVWRRKQLAALGGAEEVSTAW; via the coding sequence ATGTCACAGTCAACGCTGCGCAGGCTGTTGAGCACCGCCCGCTACGAAGTTCTGCCCACGGCCGGGATCGTCGAACGCATCGAGGAGTACGTGGCACCCGGCCGCGAGATCACGGTGACAGCGTCGACGGGGCTGACTCTCGAGGCGACGCTGTCCACAGCCGAGCAGCTCCAAGCTCTGGGCTTCCGCGCCGTGCCCCACCTGGCCGCGCGGATGATCCACGGCAGACCCGAGCTCACGGAGGTCGTCGATCGCCTCGCCGAGGCGGCCGTGGACCGGATCTTCGTCCCCGCGGGGGACGCCACTCCCCCGGCCGGCGGGTACGTCGGAGCGCACGACCTCCTCGTCGATCTCTCATCCATGGCCGCACCGTTCCGCCATATCGGCGTCAGCGCCTACCCGGAATCGCATCCGATCATCCCCGACGATGTGACAGTCCAGGCCATGTGGGACAAACGCGACTACGCCACACACCTGGTGTCGAACCTGTGCTTCGACCCGGCCCTCATCGCCTCGTGGGTGGGCAGGGTGCGATCGCGCGGCATCGAACTGCCGCTGGTCCTCGGCATCGCCGGCAAGGTGGAGTTGGGAAAGCTCGCCCGAGTCGCGACGAAGATCGGGGTGGGCGAATCCACGCGGTTCCTGCGCAAGAACACGGCGACGTTCACGCGGATGGCCAAGCCCGGCGGTTACAACCCTCGGAAGTTCCTCGACAAGATCGGCCCGGTCCTCGACGACCCGGATATGGGCGTCGCCGGTCTGCACGTCTATACGTTCAATCAGATCAAGGACACGGAGGTCTGGCGCCGCAAGCAGCTCGCCGCGCTCGGCGGCGCCGAAGAGGTCTCGACTGCGTGGTGA
- a CDS encoding carboxymuconolactone decarboxylase family protein produces MARISLDQMDKKAYASVAHMDSYCRRALGTELYDFVKLRASIVNGCGFCVETRSR; encoded by the coding sequence ATGGCACGTATCAGCCTCGACCAGATGGACAAGAAGGCCTATGCCTCCGTCGCACATATGGACTCGTACTGCAGGCGAGCGCTCGGCACCGAACTCTATGACTTCGTGAAGCTGCGCGCCTCCATCGTCAATGGCTGCGGATTCTGCGTTGAAACGAGATCTCGGTGA
- a CDS encoding sigma-70 family RNA polymerase sigma factor family protein, producing MILDKSAAPVRRMISRAERRLNLGRHISRIGTRQVIDRLVDAIRSGDQNSTLRLLLADDATIGIVKDGDLRILAIEVDDAGHVAGLQQVNNPDKLERVRSEHAP from the coding sequence GTGATCTTGGACAAGTCCGCCGCCCCTGTCCGGCGGATGATCTCCCGAGCCGAACGTCGGCTCAACCTCGGCAGACACATATCGCGCATCGGCACCAGACAGGTGATCGACCGCCTCGTCGACGCGATTCGCTCCGGCGACCAGAACTCCACGCTGCGCCTGCTGCTGGCAGACGATGCAACCATCGGAATCGTCAAGGACGGAGATCTGCGCATCCTCGCCATCGAGGTCGACGACGCAGGCCACGTGGCGGGCCTGCAGCAAGTGAACAATCCGGACAAACTGGAACGAGTGCGCAGCGAACACGCGCCGTGA
- a CDS encoding IclR family transcriptional regulator: protein MSNGTQSIDRAAEILSLVVRSDDPISYTEVVEETALARSTVSRLLSALERNGLVERDGEGLYRGGSLFATYASRFDRVENLVAAADPTLQRLSEETGETVNLAMPGPKGVVQVAQVDSTFVLGATNWADVEVPPHCSALGKVMFAYDVIPLPTGRLERRTEKTLGSRKELTDDLESVRERGFAIVHEEFEIGLDALAAPVFGVDGGVVAAVGISGPTMRIAEHHDRLGALLVDEAGLLSRSLKRKVTHR from the coding sequence ATGAGCAATGGGACCCAGTCGATCGACCGGGCGGCAGAGATATTGTCGTTGGTCGTCAGGTCGGATGACCCGATCTCCTACACCGAGGTGGTCGAAGAGACCGCATTGGCTCGATCGACGGTCTCCCGCCTGCTCTCCGCTCTCGAGCGCAACGGACTGGTCGAACGCGACGGGGAGGGCCTCTACCGCGGCGGATCGCTGTTCGCGACCTATGCTTCCCGCTTCGACCGCGTGGAGAACCTCGTCGCCGCAGCGGATCCGACCCTGCAGCGCCTCAGCGAGGAGACCGGTGAGACGGTCAACCTCGCCATGCCGGGCCCCAAAGGAGTCGTCCAAGTCGCTCAGGTCGATTCGACCTTCGTCCTCGGCGCCACGAACTGGGCCGATGTCGAGGTGCCGCCGCACTGCTCGGCTCTGGGCAAGGTCATGTTCGCCTATGACGTGATTCCGCTGCCGACGGGTCGGCTCGAGCGTCGCACCGAGAAGACCCTGGGCTCACGCAAGGAGCTCACCGATGACCTCGAGTCGGTGCGCGAGCGCGGATTCGCCATCGTCCACGAGGAATTCGAGATCGGCCTCGACGCTCTGGCCGCACCGGTGTTCGGCGTCGACGGAGGCGTCGTCGCGGCCGTGGGAATCTCCGGGCCGACGATGCGCATCGCCGAACACCACGACCGCCTCGGTGCGCTGCTCGTCGACGAGGCCGGACTGCTCTCGCGCAGCCTCAAGCGCAAGGTCACCCATCGGTAG
- a CDS encoding IclR family transcriptional regulator — MSNKDAGSGGVQSVDRAVTILEIIARTGLAGITEIAGELGVHKSTASRIVSTLEARGLVEQDHHRGRYRLGLSILRLAGATTARLDIVQEARPITKMLAEATGETINVAVLSDGAALYLDQASSTSSVQSHNWVGQRIPLHATSNGKVLLSGLSETGIRETLGAKLTRYTPHTVTSVAQLVTQVAEVAATGFSLVIDELEVGLTAVSAPVRNAHGDVIASISASGPSFRFTAAKAASARDLLTQAAADISARLGWREH, encoded by the coding sequence ATGAGCAACAAAGATGCGGGCTCGGGCGGCGTCCAATCCGTGGATCGAGCCGTGACGATCCTCGAGATCATCGCCCGCACGGGGCTCGCCGGGATCACCGAGATCGCCGGTGAACTCGGCGTGCACAAGTCGACTGCTTCACGCATCGTCTCCACACTCGAGGCCCGCGGACTCGTCGAACAGGACCACCACCGCGGCAGGTACCGCTTGGGCCTGTCCATCCTCCGCCTCGCCGGAGCCACGACAGCACGCCTCGACATCGTCCAGGAGGCCCGCCCGATCACCAAGATGCTCGCCGAGGCGACCGGTGAGACGATCAACGTCGCCGTCCTCTCCGACGGCGCCGCCCTCTACCTCGATCAGGCTTCTTCGACCTCCTCGGTGCAGAGCCACAACTGGGTCGGCCAGCGCATTCCGCTGCACGCGACCTCCAACGGCAAGGTCCTGCTCTCCGGGCTGAGCGAGACCGGCATCCGTGAGACCCTGGGTGCGAAGCTGACCCGCTACACTCCGCACACGGTGACCTCGGTTGCGCAGCTGGTCACCCAGGTCGCCGAGGTGGCCGCCACCGGTTTCTCGCTCGTCATCGATGAGCTCGAGGTCGGGCTGACCGCAGTGTCCGCTCCCGTGCGCAATGCCCACGGGGACGTCATCGCCTCGATCTCGGCCTCGGGACCGAGCTTCCGGTTCACAGCGGCTAAGGCCGCCTCCGCCAGAGATCTGCTCACTCAGGCCGCCGCCGACATCTCGGCTCGCCTCGGCTGGCGCGAACACTGA
- a CDS encoding short chain dehydrogenase, which yields MKVLIIGATGHVGAAAVRALEGKHELIRVGRSTNPSVDLDDPATIEALFTEVGDVDAIICTAGHVPFKPVTELTREDFESGFYGKTLAQLDLVRIGLPHVREGGSITLTTGVTARAAIPTGSAAAMASGAIESFVMAAAGEMPRGIRINVASPTVLESATHFHDFFPGFPPASDEAVGNLYRRAVESIDNGTTYVLD from the coding sequence ATGAAGGTACTCATCATCGGAGCCACGGGACACGTCGGAGCTGCGGCAGTCCGGGCGCTCGAAGGCAAGCATGAACTCATCCGGGTCGGGCGCAGCACGAATCCGTCTGTCGACCTCGATGACCCGGCGACGATCGAGGCCCTGTTCACAGAGGTCGGCGACGTCGATGCCATCATCTGCACAGCCGGACACGTCCCATTCAAGCCCGTCACCGAACTGACCCGGGAGGACTTCGAGTCCGGGTTCTACGGCAAAACTCTCGCCCAGTTGGATCTCGTGCGCATCGGCCTGCCCCACGTCAGGGAGGGCGGATCGATCACCCTGACGACGGGAGTGACGGCCCGCGCCGCGATCCCCACCGGTTCGGCGGCCGCTATGGCCAGCGGGGCCATCGAATCATTCGTCATGGCCGCTGCCGGTGAGATGCCGCGCGGCATCCGCATCAACGTCGCCAGCCCGACCGTCCTCGAGTCCGCCACGCACTTCCACGACTTCTTCCCCGGATTCCCTCCCGCTTCCGATGAGGCGGTCGGCAATCTCTACCGTCGCGCCGTCGAGAGCATCGACAACGGCACCACGTACGTCCTCGACTGA